The Osmerus eperlanus chromosome 7, fOsmEpe2.1, whole genome shotgun sequence genome includes a region encoding these proteins:
- the LOC134023154 gene encoding riboflavin transporter 2-like, translating into MSLLTHVLACLFGMGSWVAINGMWVELPLVVPEIPEGWYLPSYLTVLIQMANVGPLFVTLMHRFRPGSLDERPVIYAIVGLGIVATFLLAFFWRYSVPVGGTERSVPLLVLSFLLSVVDCTSSVTFLPFMTRLRPQYLTTYFVGEGLSGLVPALVALIQGVGVVQCQNATSMANGVLENATAVANGELVAHYQPANFSAQTFFVFLSAMMAVCLVSFVLLNHHPAVARERKGDRYLTGGVGGVGGERKEPAVALHPSAPEEKPMLSTTEGPRRAPRGSFGAGTYCVAEVAFIFGVLAWVNALTNAVLPSVQSYSCLPYGNQAYHLAATMAAVANPVACFIAMFLPLRSLVLMGVLTVLGTGFGAYIMAMAALSPCPLLVHSQSGTVLIVLAWILFALTLSYVKVIIGVILRDEGHSALVWCGAVVQLGSMLGALSMFPQVSVYGLFRSGDPCNTKCFQ; encoded by the exons ATGTCCCTACTGACCCATGTCCTCGCCTGCCTGTTTGGCATGGGCTCCTGGGTGGCCATCAACGGCATGTGGGTGGAGCTCCCCCTGGTGGTGCCGGAGATCCCTGAGGGCTGGTACCTGCCCTCCTACCTCACCGTGCTCATCCAGATGGCCAACGTGGGGCCTCTCTTCGTCACCCTCATGCACCGCTTCCGCCCGGGCAGCCTGGACGAGCGGCCGGTAATCTACGCCATCGTGGGCCTGGGCATCGTGGCCACGTTCCTGCTGGCGTTCTTCTGGAGGTACTCCGTGCCCGTAGGGGGCACCGAGCGCAGCGTGCCACTACTGGTGCTCAGCTTCCTGCTCTCCGTGGTGGACTGCACCTCGTCCGTCACCTTCCTCCCCTTCATGACCCGGCTCCGCCCACAGTACCTCACCACGTACTTTGTAGGGGAGGGGCTTAGCGGCTTGGTCCCCGCCCTGGTGGCTCTCATACAGGGGGTCGGCGTGGTCCAATGCCAGAACGCGACGAGCATGGCCAATGGCGTGCTAGAGAACGCCACGGCGGTAGCCAATGGGGAGCTGGTGGCTCACTACCAGCCGGCGAACTTCTCGGCCCAGACCTTCTTTGTGTTCCTCAGCGCCATGATGGCGGTGTGCCTGGTGTCCTTCGTGCTGCTCAACCACCACCCGGCCGTGGCCCGGGAGAGGAAAGGCGACCGTTACCTCACCGGCGGcgtggggggtgtgggcggggagaggaaggagccgGCCGTGGCGCTGCACCCCTCCGCTCCGGAGGAGAAGCCCATGCTCAGTACGACGGAGGGCCCCCGGAGGGCGCCGCGGGGCTCCTTCGGGGCGGGAACCTACTGCGTGGCCGAGGTGGCGTTCATTTTCGGGGTGCTGGCATGGGTGAACGCGCTGACCAACGCCGTGCTGCCGTCTGTGCAGTCCTACTCCTGTCTCCCCTACGGGAACCAGGCGTACCACCTGGCTGCTACCATGGCTGCTGTAGCCAATCCTGTGGCCTGCTTCATTGCTATGTTCCTGCCACTCAG GTCTCTGGTTCTGATGGGGGTTCTGACAGTGCTGGGGACTGGGTTTGGGGCCTACATCATGGCCATGGCTGCTCTGAGtccctgccctctgctggtccacagccaatcaggaacaGTGCTAATC GTGCTAGCCTGGATCCTGTTTGCGCTGACTCTGTCCTACGTCAAGGTGATCATCGGCGTGATCCTGCGCGATGAGGGCCACAGCGCCCTCGTGTGGTGTGGGGCGGTAGTGCAGCTGGGCTCCATGCTGGGAGCCCTGTCTATGTTCCCCCAAGTCAGCGTCTATGGACTGTTCAGGTCAGGGGATCCCTGCAACACCAAGTGTTTCCAGTAG
- the LOC134023832 gene encoding microtubule-actin cross-linking factor 1, isoforms 6/7-like — protein MLPMEIQDLQQWLENTDLRLSSTKTVWGMPDFRPREAQRTPGNPNSNLELCNEMESKFHSYTDLRNAIHRMLGEQRGVSGLQYRAQTLHPWSRNGPPCTAKYRSARPAGEGLSLAKEFHSTVQDLLTKMTRCEDSIGGLPTPSYVLDTVCSELQDHRTLVSEVNAYGEKKAAVENAGSRLAALSRREDCDVVHNLIMTVQDRYRKLHQRATERGRVLEEVRKNAKQFSESWRLLVDWMTEVEQTLDTHKEIAVSHEEIKLQLSEQKEFQKLLRSKRPMYEATLKSGRSLHERAQSVEDCQHLENLLAELRDSWDTIAAKSTERQHKLEEALLFSGRFTDALQALNDWLYRAEPQLDEDVPVGGDKDLVNNLIDKHKVFQKELGKRAGCIRTLKRSVRDLTRSSTADAHWLQEQMEELEVRWEAVCKLSISRQARLEAALQQAETFDGVVHSFMERLADTERVLKCGVIPEGEDALLAFSKQHEESVLDLRSQEVDLDNIQVLGEQILTCCHPDSIITLKSWISVTKTRYEEVQSWAQQQGQRIQAGLAALQAEREEVQRLLDWISSAEEALLLREQEPPAETLEINMELIAQHLIFTEEMHRKLPEVENATKSCKQKLVPKQQGSPSRKPLTKRRSTLKMQPTPPLPLEHLDPQTPLLSQLVGQWQKLWLLAQSRQSHLDQHQQRLREMEEFANFDFNMWRKRYMQWISHLKSRILDVFRTIDRDQDGRISLKEFIDNVLASKFPTNSLEMNAVANIFDINGDGFIDYYEFVSALHPSRDPYRRTLDADQINEELSRQVSQCNCPKRFQVEQISANRYRFGDSQQLRMVRILRSTLMVRVGGGWTALDEFLVKNDPCRVKGRTNLKIKQKYLSPDSFDRARRGSSSKGLAVSRSNSSLSLYSSASAPSSPLTRKALLRRSFSGDRCIRPRSSIAALGSDLQFSSVGDDDSLSPSEEAEKLPS, from the exons ATGTTACCCATGGAGATCCAGGACCTGCAGCAGTGGCTGGAGAACACAGACCTGAGACTGTCCTCCACAAAGACCGTTTGGGGCATGCCTGACTTCCGCCCACGAGAGGCTCAACGCACACCTGGTAACCCCAactcaaacctg GAGCTCTGTAATGAGATGGAGTCAAAGTTCCACTCCTACACAGACCTGAGGAACGCCATCCACAGGATGCTGGGAGAACAGCGAGGTGTCTCGGGGCTCCAGTACCGAGCACAGACTCTGCATCCCTGGAGCAGAAATGGACCACCGTGTACAGCAAAGTACAGGAGCGCAAG GCCAGCTGGCGAGGGTCTGAGCCTGGCTAAGGAGTTCCACAGCACGGTGCAGGACCTGCTGACCAAGATGACCCGCTGTGAGGACAGCATCGGGGGACTGCCCACCCCGAGCTACGTCCTGGACACAGTCTGCTCCGAGCTCCAGGaccacagg ACCCTGGTGAGTGAGGTGAATGCTTACGGAGAGAAGAAGGCAGCGGTGGAGAACGCTGGGTCCAGGCTGGCCGCGCTCAGCAGGAGGGAGGACTGCGACGTGGTCCACAACCTCATCATGACCGTGCAGGACCGCTACCGCAAGCTGCACCAGCGTGCCACGGAGAGGGGCCGCGttctggaggaggtcaggaagaACGCCAAACAG TTCAGTGAGTCATGGCGCCTCCTGGTGGACTGGATGACTGAGGTGGAACAGACTCTGGACACTCACAAGGAGATTGCCGTGTCTCACGAGGAGATCAAACTGCAGCTGTCTGAGCAGAAG GAGTTCCAGAAGCTTCTGCGCTCCAAGCGTCCCATGTACGAAGCCACGCTGAAGAGTGGGCGGAGCCTGCATGAGCGCGCTCAGAGTGTGGAGGACTGCCAGCACCTGGAGAACCTCCTGGCTGAGCTACGAGACTCCTGGGATACCATCGCCGCCAAGTCCACAGAGAG GCAGCACAAGCTGGAGGAGGCTCTGCTCTTCTCAGGGAGGTTCACTGACGCTCTGCAGGCTCTGAATGACTGGCTCTACCGAGCCGAACCCCAGCTGGACGAGGATGTACCTGTTGGGGGGGACAAGGACCTGGTCAACAAcctcatagacaaacacaag GTGTTCCAGAAGGAGCTGGGGAAGAGGGCGGGGTGCATTAGGACCCTGAAGCGCTCAGTCAGGGACCTGACCAGGAGCAGCACAGCAGATGCTCATTGGCTGCAGGAgcagatggaggagctggaggtccGGTGGGAGGCCGTGTGTAAGCTGTCGATCTCCAGGCAGGCCAGGCTGGAGGCAGCCCTGCAACAG GCTGAGACATTTGACGGCGTGGTCCACTCCTTCATGGAGCGCCTGGCGGACACAGAGAGGGTGCTGAAGTGCGGGGTCATTCCCGAGGGAGAGGATGCTCTGCTGGCCTTCAGCAAACAACACGAG GAGTCTGTGTTGGACCTGCGCTCTCAGGAGGTGGACCTGGACAACATCCAGGTTCTGGGAGAGCAGATCCTCACCTGCTGCCACCCAGACTCCATCATCACCCTCAAGTCTTGGATCAGCGTCACCAAGACTCGCTACGAAGAG GTGCAGTCTTGGGCCCAGCAGCAGGGCCAGAGGATCCAGGCTGGCCTGGCTGCTCTGCAGgccgagagggaggaggtgcagCGACTCCTGGATTGGATCTCTTCTGCAGAGGAGGCCCTCCTTCTCAGGGAGCAGGAGCCTCCTGCCGAGACGCTGGAGATCAATATGGAGCTCATCGCTCAGCACCTG ATCTTCACGGAAGAGATGCACAGGAAATTGCCGGAGGTTGAAAACGCCACTAAGTCCTGCAAACAGAAGTTGGTCCCCAAACAGCAGGGTTCCCCCAGCCGCAAACCACTGACAA agaggaGAAGCACCCTGAAGATGCAGCctaccccccctcttcccctggaGCACCTGGACCCACAGACCCCCCTGCTGAGCCAGCTGGTCGGTCAGTGGCAGAAGCTGTGGCTTCTAGCTCAGAGCAGACAGAGCCACCTGGATCAGCACCAGCAGAGACTCAGAGAG ATGGAGGAGTTTGCCAATTTTGACTTCAATATGTGGCGCAAACGCTACATGCAGTGGATCAGCCACCTGAAGTCTCGCATCCTAGACGTCTTCCGGACAATTGACAGGGACCAGGACGGACGAATCAGCCTGAAGGAGTTTATCGACAATGTCCTGGCCTCCA AATTCCCCACCAACTCACTGGAAATGAACGCTGTGGCAAACATCTTCGACATAAATGGGGACGGCTTCATTGACTACTATGAGTTTGTTAGCGCCCTCCACCCCAGCAGGGACCCTTACAGGAGGACCCTAGATGCAGACCAGATAAACGAGGAG TTGAGTCGGCAGGTGTCTCAGTGTAACTGTCCCAAGAGGTTCCAGGTGGAGCAAATCAGTGCCAATCGCTACAGG TTTGGAGACTCCCAGCAACTTAGGATGGTGCGCATACTGCGTAGCACtctgatggtgagggtgggaggaggtTGGACAGCTCTGGACGAGTTCCTGGTTAAAAATGATCCCTGTAGAG TGAAGGGTCGCACAAACCTGAAGATCAAGCAGAAGTATTTGTCCCCGGACTCGTTCGACCGCGCTCGGAGAGGAAGCTCCTCCAAAGGCCTGGCCGTCAGCAGATCCAACTCCAGCCTCAGTCTGTACAGCAGTGCCTCCgcacccagcagccctctcacaCGCAAG gcacTGCTACGAAGAAGTTTCTCAGGTGACCGCTGCATCCGCCCCAGGAGTTCCATTGCAGCCCTGGGATCAGACCTGCAGTTCTCCAGTGTAGGAGAcgatgactctctctctccatcag AAGAAGCTGAGAAACTGCCCTCATGA
- the LOC134023157 gene encoding microtubule-actin cross-linking factor 1, isoforms 6/7-like — translation MGNLISRPSCLGQKSKQVRSNEAFLKECYQRRLERPVPESHGQPRSEEAGRAKTVVGGKEEEEEEEKREEEVSRSHTPVSDKPARCSPAPTVTTTSTLDNAWHSTPSPIKPAGSRNGTLTRRTVLPDYGRSPLAHPGPGSAERRASLQRRDSREGSPWSWKTLASREVTEVTEVTETIVTEIVEVTEYPSGDKSGDPIVTRTVRVLTGAAEELAELHSDGQSSSDHDSSLDRWRGTRSVLTLKDEFADSETFLQNLEALLTWVYEIEELAANQKPPSSEFKVVKAQLQEQKLLQRLLEDRRRSMEAMMQEGPGLAESLPGEEGDQATRHISTIRTKWEALLLEAQSRRVSLEEILPLAQLFQDRVDSLQYWLISVEQDLAELRHAERAMLHLPEATQRAQTVVEQIKLRNADLAKVQQAGHDLMENISEEERHQVQERVDGLRIRCSVLSLSSVDVLQRLEQALEASRRCTSSQEDLHLWLGRIESQLLGSSASSAGAQTQGDAVLCAAERQRLEQAVVKEMSWFRNTAQGLEQLRTICLDPEPISAQLHEQKILAVEILQHRFNIEKMVKIAEILQTYGDEGDTANLQTPLDALQEQCNSTSATNSHVVLRLSMLSRSSPSSPRASPRCRHGYRKPKA, via the exons ATGGGGAACCTAATCAGCAGGCCCAGCTGCCTGGGCCAGAAGTCCAAGCAGGTGAGGTCCAACGAGGCCTTTCTGAAGGAGTGCTACCAACGCCGCCTAGAGCGGCCCGTCCCCGAGAGCCACGGCCAGCCACGCAGCGAGGAGGCGGGCAGGGCCAAgacggtggtgggggggaaggaggaggaggaggaggaggagaagcgggaggaggaggtgtcccGCTCTCACACCCCCGTCTCGGACAAGCCCGCCCGCTGCTCCCCGGCCCCCACCGTCACTACCACCAGCACCCTGGACAACGCCTGGcattccaccccctctcccatcaAGCCCGCCGGCTCCCGGAACGGCACGCTGACCCGGAGGACGGTGCTGCCGGACTACGGCCGCTCCCCCCTGGCCCACCCCGGGCCGGGCTCGGCGGAGAGGAGGGCCAGCCTCCAGAGGAGAGACTCCAGGGAGGGGAGCCCCTGGTCCTGGAAGACCTTGGCCTCCAGAGAGGTCACGGAGGTCACGGAGGTCACGGAGACCATTGTGACGGAGATCGTGGAGGTGACCGAGTATCCCTCTGGAGACAAGAGTGGAGACCCCATAGTGACCCGGACGGTCAGGGTCCTGACCGGAGCGGCAGAGGAGCTGGCTGAG CTCCACAGCGATGGTCAGTCCAGCTCAGACCATGACTCCAGCCTGGACCGATGGAGG GGAACGAGGTCGGTCCTGACTCTGAAAGATGAGTTTGCAGATTCGGAGACGTTCCTCCAGAACCTCGAGGCGCTGTTAACCTGGGTCTATGAAATAGAGGAGCTCGCGGCCAATCAGAAGCCTCCGTCCTCTGAGTTTAAAGTGGTGAAAGCTCAGCTACAGGAACAGAAG TTGCTGCAGCGCCTCCTGGAGGACCGGAGACGCAGCATGGAGGCCATGATGCAGGAGGGGCCGGGCCTGGCAGAGAGCCtgccaggggaggagggagaccaggcCACCAGACACATCTCCACCATCAGAACCAAGTGGGAGGCCTTGCTGCTGGAGGCCCAGAGCAG GCGGGTCAGTCTGGAGGAGATCCTACCCCTGGCCCAGCTCTTCCAGGACAGGGTGGACAGCCTCCAGTACTGGCTGATCTCCGTGGAGCAGGACCTGGCTGAGCTGCGCCATGCGGAGAGGGCCATGCTGCACCTTCCAGAGGCCACACAGCGGGCTCAG ACCGTGGTGGAGCAGATCAAACTGAGGAACGCTGACCTGGCAAAGGTCCAGCAGGCAGGCCATGACCTCATGGAGAACATCTCAG AGGAGGAGCGGCACCAGGTGCAGGAGCGCGTGGACGGCCTCCGTATCCGCTGCTCCGTGTTGAGCCTGAGCAGCGTGGACGTCCTccagaggctggagcaggcccTGGAGGCGTCGCGCCGCTGCACCTCCAGCCAGGAGGACCTGCACCTGTGGCTGGGCCGCATCGAGAGCCAGCTGCTGGGCTCGTCCGCCTCCTCCGCGGGGGCCCAGACCCAGGGGGACGCTGTGCTGTGTGcagctgagagacagagg ctgGAGCAGGCGGTGGTGAAGGAGATGTCTTGGTTCAGAAACACTGCCCAAGGTCTGGAGCAGCTCCGAACCATCTGTCTGGACCCAGAACCCATCTCTGCTCAGCTGCACGAGCAGAAG ATTCTTGCTGTGGAGATCCTGCAGCACCGCTTTAACATAGAGAAGATGGTGAAGATCGCTGAGATCCTGCAGACGTATGGAGATGAGGGTGACACAGCCAACCTTCAG ACCCCTCTGGATGCCTTGCAGGAGCAGTGTAACTCCACCTCAGCCACCAACTCACACGTGGTGCTCCGTCTGAGCATGCTCAGTCGCTCCTCGCCCAGTTCTCCGAGGGCATCGCCGAGGTGTCGCCATGGCTACAGGAAACCCAAAGCCTGA